From Spirochaetales bacterium:
GTATCGCTTTTATTTTTTCGAATCCGTCCGAAGTCAGCATATCGTTGAGGTTGAATCCGAACCGTTTAAGATATGACACCGTTTCCTCAATCGTCTTTGCGAGTAATAAAACCAGTTCCCCGTCAGGTTTCGCCGGACTTTCTCCAGGTTTTGCTTCGTTGCCGCTTCCGTAGACGGCAAGGGCTTTCCTCAAGTTTTTGAGGATTCCGCAGTAATCGACGATAAGTCCGTTCTCTTTTCCTTCATTGACCCTGTTCGCCCGTGCGATCGCCTGCATTAATGTATGTGCTTTCAGCGGTTTGTCCAGATAAAGGGTCGAAAGGCTTTTGACGTCAAATCCGGTCATCCACATGGCGCATACAAAGGCGATACGGAAGGGGTGATCTTCTTTCTTGAAAGCCGTTTCGACATCGATGCGTTTACCGTCCGTTGTATCGAATCCGTTTTTTATGAGCCTTCTGTGTGGTTCTATATCGATATTCCATTTTCTGAACTTGTCCACCTCACCCTGTTCTTCACTCAGAATCACCGCCATCTGTGTTTCCGTCATCCATTCCTTTTTTCTTATAAGGGCAGGCACTTCCTGCGGATCTTTTTCCGTATCGATTAATCGGGATGTTTCGTCGATTTTCCTTTCCCAGTAATTCCCGACAAGCAGGTACATTCTCACCGTGGTGATTTTATCGAGACAAATCACCATCGCCTTCCCGGTTTCCCACCGGTCCGTATAATGATCGACAATATCCTTCGCGATCGCATCGAGTCGTTTCCCGGCCGTCATGATATGGTATTCCCGCGCCAGTTCTTTTTCGAGCAATGCCTGCCGGTCGACATCGAGTATTTCGCCTTCAAGCGCTTCCGCCATTTTTTCGTTTATGCGTTCCGTTGACAGTTTGAGCTTTTCCCCCCTGCTTTCGTAATAGAGGGGGACCGTCGCCCCGTCGTCGACCGCCCGCTTGAAATCGTAGGTTGAAACATAGTCGCCGAATACCCGTTTGGTTATTTCATCGTCTTTGAAGAGGGGGGTGCCGGTAAACCCGATAAACGAGGCGTTCGGAATCGCGTTCCGCATGTTCAGCGCGAACGTCCCGTACTGTGTCCTGTGATTTTCATCGGAAAGAACGATGATGTCGCTTCGTTCCGAATACGGATCGTTCTTCGGCACCTCACGGTTGAATTTGTGAATCATGGTAAAGAGGAACGTGTGGTCTTCCCGGAACAATTCCTTCAAATGCTCGCCGCTTGAAGCCCTGCACCCTTCTTCTCTTACAAGGCCCACCCCCGTGAATGTCCGGTAAATCTGTCGTTCAAGGTCCTCCCTGTCGGTGACGATGAGAAAGGTGAAATTACCCGTCATCTTTCGACGGGTCTTTTTACAGAGAAAAACCATCGAATACGATTTTCCGCTTCCCTGTGTGTGCCAGAACACACCCAGTTTACCGCCGAGTGTTTTCCTTTTCCTTATTGCTTCGACCGCCCTGTTTACGCCAAGGTACTGGTGATTTCTCGCGAGTATCTTCACGCAGTGTCCCCTCGTTTCGTCAAAGAGAATGAAGTTTTCGACAATGTCCATGAAGCGCCCCTTGCTGCACATACCCTGAAGCATGATTTCGAAGTCGAGGCTTCCCTGTTCTTCTTCCTTCAACCGCTTCCAGTCCGTATATTGTTCATAGCTGCTTAATATGATTCCCGTTTTTGCTTCATCCCCGTTACTCAGGATGATCATCGCGTTGTAGTAAAATATATGGGGAATCGTGTCCATGTAATCCCTGAGGTTTTCGTCATACGCCCGCCTGACGTTTTTATGGGCCGCCTTCAATTCCATAAAAAGAAGCGGGATGCCGTTCACGAATCCGACGATATCCGCCCTCCGCCTGTACAGGGGGCCCTGTATCCACAACTCGCGTACCGCCAGGAAATTATTGTTTTCCGGATTGTCGAAATCGAATAGTTTCAGCCTCACGCTTTTTGTTTCGTTTTTTTCGTTTTTATAATTTACCAGAATTCCATTGATGCAGAGGTCATACTTTTCCCTGTTCTGGATTATAACGGATCGTGTATAGCTTATTTCGGAAAGTTCCTTTACCGCGCTCTCATAGACGGTATCCAGAAAGCCGGGATTTATTTTCGAAAGCGCCTGCTTCACGTACCGTTTGAGGATGACTTCCTTTTCAGACATCCTTCCCAGGGTTCCTTTTTCTCCTAGAACTTCATCGTTGTACGCGTAGATCGAATCCCAATAAAGGTTATCCTTGAAAAAATCGGCCGTTGTTTTCTGGACTAATCTGTCTTCGGAGAACTCGTGGGGCATGGGTTACCTCGGTATTTTTATTTCCACTGGTGTCTCAACCTTTATTTTAACCGGTGTATAAATATCGACGTCCACTTTCGGAGAATATATTGATACGACAAGTGAATATCTCGCCTTTTTGTTCCATTTTTGTAAATACTGTCTTTCACGCCACCATCCGATAACCGGATAAATCCCTATAAGATTACACGATGCCAAATCCATTGCAGTTCCCTTCCATATATCCGAATGAATAGAACCTTTTTCCCTGTTTGTTGCACCAAATAACCATTTATCGGAGGATGAATATTTATTTTCTTCATCTTCTTCTCTGGCAAGCTTATTAATCCTTTTAATAAAATCATTCAATTTTTCTGTTGATTTATTCAAGCGGAATCGTAGTCCGTGAGAAGCATACCTGTACCTGTCTTTCCATCCGATTTCACCCGGTCCCGGTTCAATAAAATAGGATAACGTCATCCGTAATTCCACTTCGATTTCTTTCAGGCTTATTAATTCTTCTTTGGGCCATGGAAGTTCATAGATATGCATATCTTTTGTTTTGTAGCTGTTATTCTTTTTATCGAATGGTTGTAGTTCGTTTTGAACTATCATTGTGAGTGAATTGCTTGTACACTCAATTGCTTTCTCAAAAGAAGGTATTCCGTACCCGCACGTTTTCAATAGCCTTGTATATTCCGTTTTATTTTCATTTGATAGAAATTGCTTTTTCATCGCATCCGACCAGTTTGCAGAGTGAACTATGAGTGCCCGTATTGTTTCGGGCCATGCTTCAGGATATCTCGATATTATTTGAGCCGCAAACCATGATGCCTTTGCGGCCGCACAGCTTGTCTGGTTCATAATACCGAATTGCCTTTCTATCGGTTTAAAATAAGTGGAAAGACAACTTAAATCATCACAACTGGAAATAAATCCGTCTTTACCCTGTGCCAGATTACCGCCTTCCATGACAATATCCGGCTTTACAGGCCATTTTTTATCCCAGACAGCTGAAGTTGTACTATATGGAGATAATTCTCCCTCTTTAGCAATTGGCGTATATTCTTCTAATTCCGGATCCGTTATCCTTACTTTCTCTGTATGGGCTCCAACGGTAATCGCATTCCATGACTGGCCCGGGTCATGGATCGAATCTGTCATATTCGAATCTGGATATTTATATGTAAAGTCTATATTCTGTTCTGTCATAGCATTGCCTGCGCATAATATAATCAGCCTTTTTATATTATCATCTGCTCCTGATGATAGTTTATCTATAGCGCCTGACCATGAGGACGGACGCCCTCTATCGATATTTGATTTATCGGTAACAGCAAGACAGGTTACTCTGTTTCGATTTGGATTATTGATTTCTGCTTTACTTATCGATTGGATTATGATTGCGCCATAGAGATGTTTCGGATTCTTTCCTTTTGGCGGAAGCACTTTTACGCTTTCAATCGAATGATGTATAGTAACAGGAATATTCGTTTGCAAGCATTCCTCGAGACTGCCGTAAATCGAAATTCCGGCCAAAAGAGTTCCATGGCCTGAATCATCATTTTTGCCCCATGTTATATCCCATGAATCCATATCATTCTCATCCAGCAAAGGCTCTATGAGTTTATGTCCCTTATTTATTCCTGAATCCAGAATGCATATGGATGTTTTTGATTTTTCAGCTATCGCTAACCTTTTTAATAAATTCTCCACCCATCCAGCCTGTTCTATGTTTGGAAGTTCCATCCAGAATGCCGCCGTTTCTTTTGCCGCTCTTATTTCTGCAAGATAGGGAAATGATTCAATAATCAGGTTAAGTATCGCGTTATCTGTAAAGGCAATACATACTGTTTTTTCAGGAAATACAATTCTTTCATCCTGGTATTTTATATCATTTGCATCACAAAACATTTTAAATTGATTATATACTTCTTCCCTGTCACTCGAAAGCCATATTTCACACCATTTTTTACTGTCAAAAGGAATAGATGAAATATCTTCGATAGGCTGCCAGAATGATTCGATAACGGCTAATTTGATGTCCTCGATACTTTCAACAAGATTTTTGTTTTTTGGGTTCCCTTTGTTAGTTGTTTTTTCTGCATATTCCTTTACTTTTTTAAGAAAATAACCTCTCATATTTTCAGGTATGAATACTGTCGCTCTTACAGGTTGGTTTTGTTCAATATTCTCTTCTTTTACATTACACAGTTTTATTCCGTATTTTATATTCTCAAGGCTTTTATAAATCAAATCGGCACCAGTAGCACCGAGAACATCGATATAACAGCCGCTCTTTACATCAGGCATTGATATGGCTTTTCTCTGTTCCTTTTTTTTATCGAAATAATTCCAAACTTTATCGAGCTTTTCTTTGATTCTTTGTGCATGTATTATTCTATCTCTAACAGGTATTCTTAATTTTGGTATGACTGTTTTAGGTGAGACATACTCAATCGTTTGTCCTTTATTTGTTAAAAATATATGAGGGTATTTTTCTTTTGCCATTTGACGGTATTAACTCCGTTTCCCGTAAGCATCTTTCCTCTCTTCAATCATAGAGATAAGGTTTTTTTCACTCACATCATTTTTATCGTTTAAAATTGCTTCTTTTATCGCATCGTCACATGCCCCGCATATTTCCGCATGGCTTAATGAACGTGCACTCTGTACCGCTTTTTCAATTTTTTTATTGCTGAGAATAAAATTACCCAACCTGTTCGTAATAAGGTCTTTTATTTCATTGTCACCCGGTAATTCGTAATGAAGGACATCGTCGAATCTTCTGAACAATGCATTATCAAGAATCGTGACATTGTTCGTCGCGGCCACGATGATGCTGTCGGAATTGTCCTGTTCGATAAATTGCAGAAATGAGTTGAGGACACGCCTCATCTCCCCGACATCGTTGTCCCTTCCCCGTTCAGCCCCGATCGCGTCGAATTCATCGAAAATATAGACGCCCTTTCTGTTTTCGATAAATTTGAAAACCTGCCGTAATTTTGCGCTCGTTTCGCCCATGTATTTTGTCACAAGCTTATCCATGAGAATGATAAAAACAGTAAGTTGCAGTTCTCCGGCGATGACCTTTGCGGTCATGGTTTTCCCCGTGCCCGGCGGGCCGCAGAGAAGTATTTTCCTCCTGTGTGAAAGGCCGTGTTTTTTTAGCTTTTCCTGTTTTTTGTATTCGGTCAGCACTCTTTTGATTCTGTTTTTCAGTGCTTCGGTAATGATTAAATCCGGTATGCGAAACTGGGTTGTCCCGGCTATGACCAGATCATTGAGTTCTCCCTGGAACGGGATAACCCTTGCCTTTTCTTCCCGTGACTTGTCGACCAGATTGCGTATTTCAAAAGCGAGATTCGTGTGCCCGACCTTTGCCTCGTGTGCGGCGACCTGCAGGGCAATAGTGTTAAACCGCTCGATATCATGTTCGAAATGAGACTGTATGAGTGATTTCAATTGCTCTGCCGTGGCCATAAGCTTACCCGCTTTCCACTATATTTATAAACCAAAATTGATAAAATAGCTATCACAAAATAGAAAAACCGTGATCGCTTTCAGACTTTTTTATCATACCTCAATCTCCCCCTTCATAAGCCGTGGAAGCAACAGATCGCGTGATTGTTTTAGCAGCTTGTTTTGTTCAGTTAAGTATCTTATCTGTTTATCAATTGGATTTGTTATCTTTTCAAATGCAGAGATAATAGATTCAGTAGGCATAATTATCTCAATGAAATGCATCTGTTCTTTCGTAACTGCTGCGAATATAGCTCCTGTTCCTATAATATTTTCTTTAAAAAAATATGACTGTAATTGATAATATAAAAACGATTGATTATTCTTTTTACTTTTTATCCCTGCCAATCCTCTCCCTAATATTAATTTTGATGGAGCAATATTCAATCTGCCAACAGGTGCTCTTACACTACAAAGTATATCTCCATCATATGTAATTCTATTTCCGGAAGTTGAATATTTTTCATGTTTTACATATCGGTTGCCAAAATTGGTAACTCCCTGGTGGAATGGCAACCCTTTACCTTCTGTATTGTAATACATTGACTTCGGGCTTTGTCCCATTATAATAGAAGCAACCTCCCCCAGCTTCTTCCTCTCCCACATCTCGGGCAGGCCGTCCTTGAACCTCGCCTTCTCGTGTCCCGGAAACCTGAACCGGACAAACCATTCCTTATAGAGCTCCCGTGCCGCTTTTTCCAGAAGTTCGATACGCCGAATGTTGTTCTCGATAAGGTCGTCGTAAGCGGAAAGGATTGAAGCGATTTTTTTCTGGATGGGGAGAGTGGGGAGATTCAATTTTAAATTTTCAAGATTTACTTTAATAATTGTATCGAAAACTGCTCCATGAGTATTTTGTTTAAGTCTATTTGAAGCTGATTTTAAAATATAGTATAAAAAATCTTGGCTGCAATATAAATTATTTTTACTTAATATTGCATAGCAAGATTGATTAAATGCCATTTGTTTTTTACAAACAACAATTTTACCGACGGTACCTCTTGCAGATATTATAATACTCCCTGAAGGCACTATTTTTGTGTTAGAATTGTTAAGTCCAATATCTGTAATAGTTTTTTCAGTTGATATTATATGCTTATTATCTTTAAAATCTGTAACGGAAATCCATGGAATTAAGCCATTCCAATATGCTTTATTTTGTGTTGAAGGTGTTCCTCCAAGAATAATTTCTGCAATATTTCCCAATTCAACTTCTTCCCAATTCACATCTAAAATTCCTTACTTTTCCTTTTGTTAATTCAATAAAACAGCTTGCCTTTTTTAAAAACAAGCCATATAACTATACCAACAAGTCCCGGGAGAGCGAAAGCAGGCCGCGTGCCTTGAGTGACCGTGTGTTACATAGCCTCTGAGGGGACTTTTTTTTTGCTTTCATAATACTTCCCAATACCCCCCCTTATCCGGTCCGATTCTTTTAAGAAGCCCTTTTTCCTGCAATTTCTTTACGTTTCTTTCAATAGAACGGGTGGTTACGCCGATTCTCGATGATAATTCTTCTATTGTTAATGATGGTGTCTCTTTTAACAGAATAATTATTTTCTCCGACGTTTTCTCCGACGTTTTCTCCGACATATCGGAAAAAAAATCATCCTTGAACGTAATATAAAATGAATGCGGGCTTTGATCAAAAACCGGTTCCGGTAATCCTTCTTCTTTCATCGCGTCCCTCATCCGCTTTATCCCCGTTCCCATTTTCTCCACATAAATGGTTCTGGCCAAAAGCGATGCGATAATCGGATTTCTGGATTTGCTCACTTTACCGAACTCTTCCGGCGACATCCATTTAAACTCAAGTTCTTCCTTTGTCATGGCTAAATCCCCAGCTCCTCGAAGTTGCTCCGGATTATCTCCGCTAATGTTACCGCATCGTCGTTCAATTGTTCCAGTTCCCGGTGAATCTCCTGTATGGTCTCGTGGAAGTCAAAGTCCTCGTCCTCTTCTTCGGGCGCCACCCCCACATAACGCCCCGGCGTCAGGCTGTAATCGTTTTCCGCTATTTCCTTTGTATCCACAAGCTTCACAAGCCCCGGAACATCGGCAAGCGATGCGTCCGGAAAACGCTTTATATGCCAGCCGGTCTGCTTGTGGAAATACAGGGTCTGCTTGATCGCGTCGAGCGCCTTCCCGTGTGCTTCTTCGAGTTCCGCCTTCCGCTTTTTACTGTTGCGGGTTTGATCGGGTCCTTCGATCGCAGCCTTGAATGATACTTCGAGCAGTTTCCTCGCTTCGGCAAGCCTTTCGGTAACCGGCAAAAAACCGGTATAAGCCTTTTTCTGTTCTTCATGTGTTGTGAGCTTCCCCGCTTTTTTAATAAAAGCCCTTATATCATTCGCGCATCCATCCGTTTCTTTTTTCAGCCGCTGTACCGTTTCATTTTCTTTTTCCCGGATGATATCGTGATATTGTTTAATAGCTGTTTCTGTTTCTTGTGCGTGTGACGTCATGCTGTTAAAGTATGCTTCGATAAGCGAAAGGTATTTTTTTGTGTCGCCCCTGTACAGCCATACGATGGATGTTATGTTGTTGAGCTGTTCGGGTGAAAAGTCGTAGACCCTCCGGCTTACCATCCGGTATGTGTTTCGTGCGTCGATCATGAGCACGCTGTCCCTCCGTGCTTCCGGCTTGTCATTGTTCAGAAACCAGAGTTCGCAGGGAACGGAAAGGGTATAGAAGAAATTTGACCGTATGGCGATCATCGCGTCGACCGCGCCGGTCTCGATCAGTTTTCTTCGTACTTCCCGTTCGCCGCCGCCCGCGCTCGATGCCTGGCTCGACATGACGAATCCGGCGCGGCCCGTTTCGTTCATGTAACTGTAAAAGTATGAAATCCAGAGGTAGTTGCCGTTCGACACCTGCTTTTTCTTGTTCACCCCCGGAAGCCCGAACGGCAGCCTGGGGTCCGCTTTCACCTTTTCCGCGTCAACCCCGTCGACATTGAACGGCGGGTTCGCCATGACGAAATCGGCCTTTTTTAACAGGTTGTGTTCGTCCTGATAAAAGGTATTTGCCTCGGCGATCTTCCCTTCCAGCCCGTGCACGGCGAGATTCATCCGCGCCAGGCGTATCGTTGTCGCGGTCTTTTCCTGCCCGTAAAAGGTGAGGACCCGCTGCGGGTTCTTTCCCCGTACGTGCATAAAATGGCCGGTCTGCACGAACATTCCCCCGGAACCGCATGCGGGATCGAAGACGATGCCGTGGTTCGGTTCGATGACATTGACGATCGTCTGTACCAGTGAAACGGGAGTAAAAAACTCGCCTTTCTCTCCTGCCCCCGCCATGGCGAAGTTCATGAGAAAATATTCATAGATTCGCCCGAACACATCGCCGGACGCCTTCCGTAGCGCTTCATCGTTGAATATCTTTAAAAGGCGGTTTAATAAATCGTTGTCGAATATCTGGTAGTCTTTCGGCAGGATGCCCATGAGCTGTTCGTCCACCGCTTCGATCGCTTCCATTGCCTCATTGACGGCCGCAGAAGGATCATCACCCTGCGGAAGATTGAGAAGGTAGTCGTAACGTGATTTTTCGGGAAGATAGAGGGCCGCCTTTCCTTTATAATCTTCCTTTGTAATAGCCCTCGTCTTGCCTCCCCGTGACGGGAGGTTCTTCTTTATTTCTTCCTGCGCCGTCAGGAAACGGTTGTACGCGTACCGGAGGAAGATAAGCCCCAGGACGGGCATGGAATATTCCGTCTGTGTGAGTTTGGAATTGGCGCGAAGCTGGTCCGCCGCCTCCCACAGCCGTTTTTCAAGTTTCGTAATATCCTGCATTGTCTTTTGCTAAAAATCCTCTTGATAAATTTTCTTTTATAATAGTCTTTAAATCGGGTAATTGGCAAGTATATTTTGAAAAAAAAAGGCTGCATGGATAGATAAGATAATAATGTAATGGAGTTTAATTTCTATTTTATTCTACTTCTGTCTTAACGTATACGTATCGCATGAACGGCATCATCGTGTGTATTTTTTGCGCTTCATCCGCGCCATCCGTTCTTTACCGCGAAATCCGTAGTAAATCTCTTATTCCATAATCACAAGCCGAAGCCGTCTTCCCTTTCATTCATGCAATATCCGCAAGCCGTTTCTCCCGTTCCCCGATGAGCCCGTCGATTTCCGCGATAACATCGGGGGTGAGTTCCAGCTCAGCCGCCTTCACCGTCTCTTCGATCTGGGAGACACGGCGCGCTCCCACGATCGCCGCCGTCACTTCCGGGCGCCTTCTCACCCACGCGATGGCGAGGCGGGGGAGGGTGGTCCCGAGTTTTTCGGCGACGGCCTTGAGGTTGTCGATAAAGGCCATGTTGACGGACAGTTCAGGTTCCCGGAAATGGGGGTCGTTCCGCCGGTGGTCGTCCGGCTTGATGTTCGAGACCCATTCGCGGTCGATCTTTCCGGTCAGCAGTCCCTTGTACATCGGGCTGTAGCAGACGATCCCGATATTCTTTTTACCGCAGTACGGTATGATTTCCTCTTCGATGCCCCGCCGTATCATGCTGTAGGGCGGCTGGAGCGAGACGGGGGGGCGGATCGGCGTGATGCGTTCGAGCTGACCCACATTGAAGTTGGACACGCCCCCGCAGCGTATTTTCCCTTCCTTTATCAATGCCGATACTGCCTCCCAGCCTTCCTCGATGTCTTCCTCCGGGTCGGGCCAGTGTATCTGGTAGAGGTCGATCGTCTCGATGCCGAGCCGTTTCAGGCTGTCCTCCGCTTCCTTTTTGACGCTCTCCTTTTTCAGATTGCCGGCCACCCTGCCGTTTTTGTCTTCGATCCTTCCGCACTTTGTCGCGATCAACGGCCGCCCGCTCATGCCCTTTATCGCTTTTCCGACCACTTCCTCCGAGCGGCCTATCCCGTAGACCGCGGCGGTGTCGATCCAGTTGATGCCGAGGTCGAGCGCCCGGTGAATCGTTCGTATCGATTCATCGTCGTCCTGGGGCCCCCACCCGAACTGCCATGCCCCTCCCCCGATCGCCCAGGTCCCGAGCCCGATCACGGTAATGTCGAGGTCGGATGTTCCAAGTCGTTTTGTTTTCATAATCATCTCCGTTTATAATGGTTTTGATGGAATTGCCGTTTCGGTATACAAATCTCATGTCGATACTATCGTAACAGATATGATCGCCGGTTTCAACATTATGACCGCTTCAATGTGAAAAAGCGGGCAATTATCCGCATTAATTCGCTTTTCTCAAGTTAACTCGGCGGGCGCTTTCACGCCTTCGTTTTCTTTTATCGAATAACGAAGCGTGCACGGTATACCCTCCCGGGCCGCGATGTCCCGCATCGCCTGCATGAGCGGCGGCGGGGTTGGTGGTTTTTCCGCGAAGGACGGATCGAGGGTGTGTCCGGGCCGGAATTGCGCGAGGACATAGCGGTCCGTTCCCCTGATGAGCCCGCATATTTCCGCGATGTCGTCCTCCATTACGATGCCCGGGGCGACGGTTGTCCGGAATTCGTGGGGGACGCCGGAGTTCAGGATGATACCGATAGATTCCTTCACCCTTTCTCCGTAATCGGTCTGTTCAACGGCTGAAAGGAGGCGGTACCGGCCGGGCGAGGTCTTTATATCCATGGCGACATAATCGAACCGTATGGATTCGAGCCGTTCGGGAAGCGTCCCGTTGGTATCGATCTTGACTTTGAGGCCGAGTGAATGAATACAGTCTATAAGCTTTTCCAGGTGAGGGGAAAGGAGGGGTTCACCACCGCTTAAACAGACCCCCCCCAACACCCTGCACCTCTTATCAAGAAAGGAGGCGATATCTTCCCACCCGACCATACCGGATATTCCGGCGGGACGATACCCCGCGACAAGCCCGGGATTGTGGCAGTAAGGGCATCTGAGGTTGCATCCGGGCATGAAAATAGTGGCCGCGATTTCTCCCGGGAAATCGATGAGTGTCGTTTTCTGAATACCGAATCTCATCATTGGCTCAGCCGGTGCCCTTTTCACGACTGTCCGCGGCCTACAGACAGGCGACGTGTTCGGAGACCGAAGCTGTCTTTGCCAATTTTACCGCCTTTGCGGAATTTGCCGCAGGGGCCTTTCCGGCGTCCGCGGGAAGTGAAAAGGGTTGGCGGTAGTTGTATTCTTCCCGTTTTCCCTTGTTCCAGTTCTTTATCGACCGGTAGTAGCCGACAATCCGTGTATATACTTCAGTTTCCCTGCCCTTGACCTCGGAAAGCCTGTCGCGGAGCATTGAAATTTCATTATTCAAATCTTCTATTGTTCTCATCTCCTTTATCTCCTTATCTAGTTTTTTCGATGTAATTTATCCTTCTTTTTTTCGAGCTCACGAATCTTTTTAAGGATAACCGCTCTCTCCTCTTCTTTGCAGAGGGGACAGTTGAAATGTTCTCCGGAAAGATATCCGTGTACCGGACAAACGGAAAATGTCGGCGTAATGGTAAAGTAGGGAATCCGGTACTGGGAGGCGAGCGTTTTAACGAGATTTCTGCACGTTTTCCAGTCATCGATCGCCTCCCCGATGAGGGCGTGAAAGACCGTGCCGCCCGTGTACTTGATCTGGAGTTCTTCCTGCAGATCGAGCGCCTCAAAGACATCGTTCGTGAAACCGACGGGAAGCTGGGTCGAGTTGGTGTAATAGGGGACGTCTTCGCCTCCTGAAATGATATCGGGAAAATGCTCGCGGTCGTGTTTTGCCAGACGGTAGCTCGTGCTTTCGGCCGGTGTCGCCTCCAGATTGAAAAGGTCGCCGGTCGCTTCCTGGTAATCGGCGAGGCGTTTACGCATGTAATCGAGTACTTCGAGGGCGAATGACCTCCCTTCTTCCGTGCTGATGTCCCTTCCCGTGAAATTGAGCAGGCACTCGTTCATGCCCGTGATACCGATGGTGGAAAAGTGATTTCCGAGATGCTTCAGGTACCTGCGGGTGTAGGGGAACAGGCCGTTGTCCATGAGCCGGTTGATCACTTTCCGTTTGATGAGAAGGGATTTAGCCGCGAGGTCCATGAAGTGATCGAGCCGCTCGAAGAAATCCCTCCGCCCTTTCGAAAGATAACCGATTCTCGGAAGATTGATGGTCACCACACCTATCGATCCGGTAAACTCGTCGGCGCCGAACAGCCCGCCGCCCCGTTTTCTGAGTTCCCGCTTGTCGAGCTGAAGTCGGCAGCACATCGAACGCACGTCCCCCGGTTTGAGGTCGCTGTTGATGAAATTCTGGAAATAGGGCGTACCGTATTTCGCCGTCATTTCAAAGAGAAGCCGCGTGTTGTCCGATTCCCAGTCGAAGTCATGCGTGATGTTGTACGTCGGGATGGGATACTGGAATCCCCTCCCGTTCGCGTCGCCGGCGAGAAGAAGTTCGATGAAGGCCTTGTTGATCATGTCCATTTCCGGCTGGCAATCCCCGAACGTGAAATCCTGTTCCTCGCCGCCGATAATCGCGGGGATGTATTTGAGATCTTCGGGAACGGTCCAGTCCAATGTGATGTTCGTGAACGGTGCCTGGCTTCCCCAGCGCGAGGGGGTATTGACGCCGAAAATGAAACTCTGAATCGACTGCATCACTTCTTTAAAGGAAAGGTGGTCCTTCCTGACAAAGGGGGCCAGATAGGTGTCGAAACTCGAAAGGGCCTGTGCCCCCGCCCATTCGTTCTGCATGATACCGAGAAAATTCACCACCTGGGATATAAGTGTAGAGAGGTGGCGCGAAGGCCGCGATGTTATTTTATCCGGTACCCCGCCAAGTCCTTCCTGAATCAGCTGGC
This genomic window contains:
- a CDS encoding restriction endonuclease subunit S; this encodes MNWEEVELGNIAEIILGGTPSTQNKAYWNGLIPWISVTDFKDNKHIISTEKTITDIGLNNSNTKIVPSGSIIISARGTVGKIVVCKKQMAFNQSCYAILSKNNLYCSQDFLYYILKSASNRLKQNTHGAVFDTIIKVNLENLKLNLPTLPIQKKIASILSAYDDLIENNIRRIELLEKAARELYKEWFVRFRFPGHEKARFKDGLPEMWERKKLGEVASIIMGQSPKSMYYNTEGKGLPFHQGVTNFGNRYVKHEKYSTSGNRITYDGDILCSVRAPVGRLNIAPSKLILGRGLAGIKSKKNNQSFLYYQLQSYFFKENIIGTGAIFAAVTKEQMHFIEIIMPTESIISAFEKITNPIDKQIRYLTEQNKLLKQSRDLLLPRLMKGEIEV
- a CDS encoding HTH domain-containing protein is translated as MTKEELEFKWMSPEEFGKVSKSRNPIIASLLARTIYVEKMGTGIKRMRDAMKEEGLPEPVFDQSPHSFYITFKDDFFSDMSEKTSEKTSEKIIILLKETPSLTIEELSSRIGVTTRSIERNVKKLQEKGLLKRIGPDKGGYWEVL
- a CDS encoding N-6 DNA methylase, whose protein sequence is MQDITKLEKRLWEAADQLRANSKLTQTEYSMPVLGLIFLRYAYNRFLTAQEEIKKNLPSRGGKTRAITKEDYKGKAALYLPEKSRYDYLLNLPQGDDPSAAVNEAMEAIEAVDEQLMGILPKDYQIFDNDLLNRLLKIFNDEALRKASGDVFGRIYEYFLMNFAMAGAGEKGEFFTPVSLVQTIVNVIEPNHGIVFDPACGSGGMFVQTGHFMHVRGKNPQRVLTFYGQEKTATTIRLARMNLAVHGLEGKIAEANTFYQDEHNLLKKADFVMANPPFNVDGVDAEKVKADPRLPFGLPGVNKKKQVSNGNYLWISYFYSYMNETGRAGFVMSSQASSAGGGEREVRRKLIETGAVDAMIAIRSNFFYTLSVPCELWFLNNDKPEARRDSVLMIDARNTYRMVSRRVYDFSPEQLNNITSIVWLYRGDTKKYLSLIEAYFNSMTSHAQETETAIKQYHDIIREKENETVQRLKKETDGCANDIRAFIKKAGKLTTHEEQKKAYTGFLPVTERLAEARKLLEVSFKAAIEGPDQTRNSKKRKAELEEAHGKALDAIKQTLYFHKQTGWHIKRFPDASLADVPGLVKLVDTKEIAENDYSLTPGRYVGVAPEEEDEDFDFHETIQEIHRELEQLNDDAVTLAEIIRSNFEELGI
- a CDS encoding aldo/keto reductase, with translation MKTKRLGTSDLDITVIGLGTWAIGGGAWQFGWGPQDDDESIRTIHRALDLGINWIDTAAVYGIGRSEEVVGKAIKGMSGRPLIATKCGRIEDKNGRVAGNLKKESVKKEAEDSLKRLGIETIDLYQIHWPDPEEDIEEGWEAVSALIKEGKIRCGGVSNFNVGQLERITPIRPPVSLQPPYSMIRRGIEEEIIPYCGKKNIGIVCYSPMYKGLLTGKIDREWVSNIKPDDHRRNDPHFREPELSVNMAFIDNLKAVAEKLGTTLPRLAIAWVRRRPEVTAAIVGARRVSQIEETVKAAELELTPDVIAEIDGLIGEREKRLADIA
- a CDS encoding anaerobic ribonucleoside-triphosphate reductase activating protein codes for the protein MMRFGIQKTTLIDFPGEIAATIFMPGCNLRCPYCHNPGLVAGYRPAGISGMVGWEDIASFLDKRCRVLGGVCLSGGEPLLSPHLEKLIDCIHSLGLKVKIDTNGTLPERLESIRFDYVAMDIKTSPGRYRLLSAVEQTDYGERVKESIGIILNSGVPHEFRTTVAPGIVMEDDIAEICGLIRGTDRYVLAQFRPGHTLDPSFAEKPPTPPPLMQAMRDIAAREGIPCTLRYSIKENEGVKAPAELT